A genome region from Pontibacillus halophilus JSM 076056 = DSM 19796 includes the following:
- a CDS encoding acetoin utilization AcuB family protein, whose translation MLVEQIMSKDVITLPPEATIESALKLLHEHHIRHIPIVDVLDHVVGIVSDRDVRDASPSILNQQPSFNELQNEVRTIMSSPVVTVHPLDFAEETASIFYEQEFACVPVTQEGKLVGIVTEKDMLHTLIQLTGVHVQSSQVELKVPHRPGILPEVTAVLGKRKVNITSVLIYPCEEDPDYKILVFRIQTMNPLPTIRDLRDAGYEIRWPNVAEMNV comes from the coding sequence ATGTTAGTAGAGCAAATCATGAGTAAGGATGTTATTACCTTGCCTCCTGAGGCAACAATTGAAAGCGCTTTAAAGTTACTCCATGAGCATCACATTCGGCATATTCCAATAGTCGACGTACTCGACCACGTCGTTGGAATAGTCTCCGATCGAGATGTACGGGATGCGAGTCCCTCTATCTTAAACCAACAACCTTCTTTCAATGAACTCCAAAACGAAGTAAGAACCATCATGAGCTCTCCCGTTGTTACCGTTCATCCACTCGACTTCGCTGAGGAGACGGCTTCAATCTTCTATGAACAGGAGTTTGCTTGTGTTCCAGTTACCCAAGAAGGAAAACTGGTCGGCATCGTAACTGAGAAGGATATGCTTCATACTTTAATCCAACTAACCGGGGTACATGTCCAAAGCTCTCAAGTGGAGCTGAAAGTCCCCCATCGCCCTGGCATCCTTCCAGAAGTTACAGCTGTCCTAGGTAAACGTAAAGTCAACATCACATCAGTATTGATTTACCCTTGTGAGGAAGACCCAGACTACAAAATACTAGTATTCCGAATCCAGACGATGAATCCCCTTCCGACTATTCGTGATTTAAGAGATGCCGGCTATGAGATTCGATGGCCAAACGTTGCGGAGATGAACGTATGA
- the ccpA gene encoding catabolite control protein A has translation MNVTIYDVAREANVSMATVSRVVNGNPNVKPATRKKVLDAIDRLGYRPNAVARGLASKKTTTVGVIIPDISSIFFAELARGIEDIATMYKYNIILSNSDQNKEKELHLINSMLGKQVDGLVFMGGRITEDHVREFQNSPVPVVLAATVDETNTIPSVNINYEDAAYEATKTLFDSGNKNVAFVSGPLDTEINEQKYNGYKRAISEFGAQVDDRYVVKGDYTYDSGIEAVQYLTEMDEHPTGIFVASDEMALGVIHGAQDKGLHVPDDIEVFGFDNTRLATMVRPTLSTVVQPMYDMGAVSMRLLTKYMNGEEVEEQNVILPHRNVERNSTKS, from the coding sequence ATGAATGTAACAATATATGATGTGGCCCGTGAGGCGAACGTATCAATGGCGACCGTTTCACGTGTCGTAAATGGAAACCCGAATGTGAAACCTGCCACAAGGAAGAAAGTATTAGATGCAATTGACCGTCTTGGCTATCGTCCGAACGCAGTAGCAAGAGGGCTTGCAAGCAAGAAGACTACAACAGTAGGTGTCATTATCCCTGACATTTCTAGCATCTTCTTTGCAGAGCTGGCACGAGGAATTGAAGATATTGCAACGATGTACAAATACAACATTATCCTTAGCAACTCTGACCAAAACAAAGAAAAAGAACTTCACCTGATTAATTCCATGTTAGGTAAACAGGTAGATGGACTTGTATTTATGGGTGGAAGAATTACAGAAGACCACGTTCGAGAGTTTCAAAACTCACCAGTTCCAGTAGTGCTTGCAGCCACTGTAGATGAAACGAATACAATTCCTTCTGTAAATATCAATTATGAAGATGCTGCGTATGAAGCTACGAAAACGCTTTTTGATAGCGGAAACAAAAACGTTGCGTTCGTATCAGGTCCTTTAGACACTGAGATTAATGAGCAGAAATATAACGGGTACAAGCGTGCCATTAGCGAATTCGGAGCACAAGTGGATGATCGCTACGTTGTTAAAGGTGATTACACGTATGATAGTGGAATCGAAGCAGTTCAATATTTAACAGAAATGGACGAACATCCGACTGGAATTTTCGTTGCATCTGACGAAATGGCGCTTGGTGTTATTCATGGGGCACAGGATAAAGGTCTCCATGTACCTGATGATATTGAAGTATTCGGATTTGACAACACGCGTTTAGCGACGATGGTCCGTCCTACATTATCAACAGTGGTTCAGCCGATGTATGATATGGGAGCGGTATCTATGCGTCTTCTTACGAAATACATGAATGGTGAAGAAGTCGAAGAACAAAATGTCATTCTTCCCCATAGAAATGTTGAAAGAAACTCAACAAAATCGTAA
- the motS gene encoding flagellar motor protein MotS, which produces MKRNRKQKKVDKGAPKWMVTYSDMMTLILVFFILLFSMSQIDLVKFQAIADSFESRGIFDFYPSIVEFEQPSEKQNQELNVNDVNQYEIQGQNNQDNDELGGQSEEKLDELVLEVQAFLERNDMTDSITTNRTERGVVLILEEQVLFESGQASIIAEGEPFLNKVAVLLSEIPHHVKIEGHTDDRPISTYRYPSNWELSAARASSVIRYLTTEYPVDPSRFSAVGYGDTRPRVSNDTENNLRTNRRVEIVILDPQYDGAEAR; this is translated from the coding sequence ATGAAGCGTAACCGAAAGCAGAAAAAGGTGGACAAAGGTGCACCAAAGTGGATGGTTACGTATTCAGATATGATGACACTCATTCTTGTCTTCTTCATCTTGCTCTTCTCTATGTCCCAAATTGATTTAGTCAAATTTCAAGCCATAGCGGATTCGTTTGAAAGTAGAGGGATATTCGACTTTTATCCTTCCATTGTTGAGTTCGAACAGCCTTCTGAAAAGCAAAACCAAGAGTTAAATGTAAATGATGTAAACCAATATGAGATACAAGGCCAAAACAATCAAGATAATGATGAACTCGGTGGTCAATCAGAAGAAAAGCTTGATGAACTGGTGCTCGAGGTACAAGCGTTCTTAGAGCGTAATGACATGACTGATTCGATTACGACTAATCGAACAGAACGAGGCGTTGTTCTCATTCTAGAAGAGCAGGTACTGTTTGAAAGTGGACAGGCATCAATCATTGCTGAAGGAGAGCCGTTCTTGAACAAAGTGGCCGTGCTCCTAAGTGAAATTCCTCACCATGTGAAGATAGAAGGACACACAGACGACCGTCCAATTTCTACATATCGATATCCATCCAATTGGGAGCTATCTGCAGCTAGGGCTAGCTCAGTGATTCGGTACTTAACAACAGAATATCCAGTAGACCCATCTAGGTTTAGTGCAGTAGGTTATGGTGATACACGACCTCGAGTCTCAAATGATACGGAAAACAATCTTCGTACAAATCGGAGAGTTGAGATTGTCATTTTAGATCCGCAGTATGATGGGGCAGAGGCAAGATAA
- the motP gene encoding flagellar motor protein MotP — MKRNDLLTPIGIVIGLLMIFFGIFSNSGIGGFVSFVQVSSIVIVIGGLAAAMLINFNLKELKLTGKIIKEAFSRNDEDLKGLINKFVHLSEKARREGLLALEAELDEVEDPFIRKGILLAVDGIEPEVISDIMSAEITATEERHSRSRAIVEKAAEYAPAWGMIGTLIGLVLMLSSLDDPSTLGPNMAVALLTTFYGTVLANLVFTPMAGKLQNKTEQEMFRKQIIIEGVIGVQSGQNPKVLEEKLSAFLSEEERNRVEEESEGDMIGDTVNEA, encoded by the coding sequence ATGAAACGAAATGATCTATTAACTCCGATAGGAATTGTCATCGGTCTGCTTATGATTTTCTTTGGGATTTTCTCAAACAGCGGAATCGGAGGATTTGTGTCCTTCGTTCAAGTTTCATCTATTGTCATCGTGATTGGTGGACTTGCCGCTGCTATGTTAATTAACTTCAACCTAAAAGAGCTTAAGTTGACAGGCAAGATCATTAAAGAGGCCTTTAGCCGAAATGATGAAGACCTAAAAGGCTTAATTAACAAATTTGTACACTTATCTGAAAAAGCAAGACGAGAGGGTTTACTCGCTCTTGAGGCTGAATTAGATGAAGTTGAAGACCCATTCATTCGTAAAGGGATATTGCTTGCTGTAGATGGGATTGAGCCTGAAGTCATCAGTGACATTATGAGTGCTGAAATTACCGCAACAGAGGAACGTCATAGTCGGTCACGTGCAATCGTTGAGAAGGCTGCTGAATATGCTCCTGCATGGGGGATGATTGGTACCTTAATCGGGCTTGTTCTGATGTTGAGTAGTCTTGATGACCCTTCAACGTTAGGACCTAATATGGCCGTTGCCTTATTAACAACATTTTATGGTACGGTGTTAGCAAACTTAGTGTTCACTCCGATGGCTGGCAAACTTCAGAACAAAACAGAGCAAGAGATGTTTCGGAAGCAAATTATTATTGAAGGCGTTATTGGCGTTCAATCAGGTCAGAATCCTAAAGTGCTAGAAGAGAAACTTAGCGCTTTCCTTTCTGAGGAAGAAAGAAATCGTGTTGAAGAGGAATCAGAAGGGGATATGATTGGGGATACGGTCAATGAAGCGTAA
- a CDS encoding acetoin utilization protein AcuC, translating to MSCHAAFVYSEDFTTYKFRDDHPFNQLRVKLTYELLVDAQAIEPHHLLSPRQASDEEIQLIHHPKYVDAVKKASKQLLTEEQAYEFGLGTEDTPMFQNMHEASALLVGGSLSAVDAVLSGKVKHALNLGGGLHHGFERKASGFCIYNDGAIAIEYIRKHYGYKVLYVDTDAHHGDGVQWAFYDDPNVCTLSIHETGRYLFPGTGQVSERGLKEGYGYSYNIPLDAFTEDESFLQAYETALEEIASYFQPDVIITQNGADAHVYDPLTHLCGTMKLYEEIPKLAHSIAHRYCEGRWIALGGGGYDIWRVVPRAWAQIWNVMATNHPMEGRLPEQWLAKWSAQSPVSLPVSWQDPEGICKPIPRQAEINEKNNKVLHKALETIPKHIAPHKSL from the coding sequence ATGAGTTGTCATGCAGCCTTTGTCTATTCGGAAGACTTTACAACGTATAAATTCCGAGATGACCATCCTTTCAATCAATTACGAGTTAAACTAACGTATGAGCTACTAGTCGACGCACAAGCCATTGAACCACACCATCTTCTCTCCCCTAGACAAGCATCTGATGAAGAAATCCAACTCATACACCACCCCAAATACGTAGACGCAGTAAAAAAAGCAAGTAAACAACTTCTAACTGAAGAACAAGCATATGAATTTGGACTTGGCACAGAAGACACTCCTATGTTCCAGAACATGCATGAGGCTTCCGCATTATTAGTAGGCGGCTCTTTATCAGCCGTTGATGCAGTTCTATCTGGCAAAGTGAAACATGCATTAAATTTAGGAGGTGGTCTCCACCACGGTTTTGAGCGTAAAGCTTCTGGCTTTTGTATATACAATGACGGCGCAATCGCCATCGAGTATATTCGAAAACACTATGGCTATAAGGTGCTCTACGTAGATACCGATGCTCACCACGGAGACGGGGTCCAATGGGCTTTTTATGATGACCCAAACGTATGCACATTGTCCATACATGAAACAGGTCGCTATCTTTTTCCAGGGACAGGACAAGTCAGTGAACGAGGTTTAAAAGAAGGGTATGGGTATAGTTATAACATTCCCTTAGACGCTTTCACAGAAGATGAGTCGTTTCTACAAGCGTATGAGACCGCTCTTGAGGAGATTGCTTCCTACTTCCAACCGGACGTTATTATCACCCAGAACGGGGCAGACGCCCATGTATATGACCCTCTCACTCATTTATGTGGAACGATGAAGTTATACGAAGAAATACCAAAGCTTGCTCATTCCATTGCTCACCGGTATTGTGAAGGCAGGTGGATTGCGCTTGGTGGTGGAGGTTATGATATTTGGAGAGTTGTCCCGCGTGCATGGGCTCAAATTTGGAATGTAATGGCTACCAATCATCCTATGGAAGGAAGATTGCCAGAACAATGGCTAGCTAAATGGAGTGCACAATCCCCTGTCTCACTACCAGTGTCCTGGCAAGACCCAGAAGGAATCTGTAAACCAATACCGAGACAAGCAGAGATTAATGAGAAGAATAATAAAGTCTTGCATAAAGCACTAGAGACAATACCAAAACACATTGCGCCTCACAAAAGTCTCTAA